A single window of Sphaerodactylus townsendi isolate TG3544 linkage group LG03, MPM_Stown_v2.3, whole genome shotgun sequence DNA harbors:
- the SKP1 gene encoding S-phase kinase-associated protein 1, whose product MPSIKLQSSDGEIFEVDVEIAKQSVTIKTMLEDLGMDDEGDDDPVPLPNVNAAILKKVIQWCTHHKDDPPPPEDDENKEKRTDDIPVWDQEFLKVDQGTLFELILAANYLDIKGLLDVTCKTVANMIKGKTPEEIRKTFNIKNDFTEEEEAQVRKENQWCEEK is encoded by the exons ATGCCTTCAATTAAGCTCCAGAGTTCTGATGGAGAAATATTTGAGGTAGACGTTGAAATTGCAAAGCAGTCTGTAACAATCAAGACTATGTTGGAAG ATTTAGGAATGGATGATGAAGGAGATGATGATCCTGTTCCTCTTCCAAATGTTAATGCAGCTATATTAAAAAAG GTGATCCAGTGGTGCACCCATCATAAAGATGACCCACCTCCTCCTGAGGATGATGAGAACAAAGAGAAACGAACAGATGATATCCCTGTTTGGGACCAAGAATTTCTTAAAGTAGATCAAGGAACTCTCTTTGAACTTATCCTG GCTGCTAACTACTTAGACATCAAAGGTTTACTTGATGTGACATGCAAAACAGTTGCAAATATGATTAAGGGGAAAACACCAGAAGAAATTCGCAAGACTTTCAATATCAAGAATGACTTTACTGAAGAGGAAGAAGCTCAG GTACGCAAAGAGAACCAGTGGTGTGAAGAGAAGTGA